Proteins co-encoded in one Populus trichocarpa isolate Nisqually-1 chromosome 10, P.trichocarpa_v4.1, whole genome shotgun sequence genomic window:
- the LOC112328962 gene encoding uncharacterized protein LOC112328962, with protein MGWVSFEDKPNVNSNPLPKHAPNSSGIGMIEVGNQCKVLKVPMKRLYDMLVQSGFLKTKVESRLEGYDYCEYHGRDGHHIEDCIEFCEKIAKMLKTGELRIEPMKSSGEVSMMEGRDEMAGVCRIQQTAKGPPRLILVKPSCTKGNHNAMHYNYGYTSNVQTPLPLFQTEISGLTRSGRCFTPEELRKAKGKEVVDLDKALEVNKPVTEEESNEFLKLIKHTDELDAEGTGHNKPLYITVRCKDCLIGKVLSDNGSALNVLPKHMLEEMPIDESHIKPSTMMARAYDGSPRPIIGTLEVELYVGPQMFLVTLQAEETVSMTKNVAVPFIEAGDCKGNNIHAFEIVNTDWVPENTVLRRPRISEAARMASLCFLNRGIPFQYNLIIGIPEGVNLAKMKSAAQRFGLGYQPNQEDYRWAASRRRARRMARIKGREPDEEKLEIPPLSVSFPKAAYIIEFTRLVEQQEQTWKPIAEELETINVGSDQLKKELKIGTLITSEQRIKMITLLQEYSDVFAWSYEDMPGLDTNIVVHKIPLEEGCKPVKQKLRRAHPDVWIKVKAELEKQWDAGFLEVVRYPQWVSNIVVVPKKEGKIRVCVDFRNLNKASPKDDFSLPHIDVLVDNAARSSTYSFIDGFSGYNQIKMASEDKTKTTFVTPWGTFCYKVMPFGLKNAGATYQRAMVTLFHDMMHKEIEVYVDDMIAKSKREEDHVEVLRKLFERLRKYELRLNPVKCSFGVKSGKLLGFVVSDRGIEVDPDKVKAIQAMSSPKTEKEVRGFLGRLNYIARFIAQLTTTCEPIFRLLRKKNPGTWNEECEEAFNKIKHYLQNPPLLVPPVSGKPLVLYLTVTEAAMGCVLGQHDETGRKERAIYYLSKKFTECESRYTEIERLCCALVWAAKRLRHYMLYYTTWLISKVDPLRYICNKPFLSSRIARWQVLLAEYDIVYMTRKAVKGSAIADHLADNAVEDYEPLDFDFPDEDILSIEKEEEKTDWWTMFFDGAVNVYGNGAGAVIISPNKKQYPVSVKLHFECTNNTAEYEACILGLEAALELKIKKLDVYGDSMLIICQVKGEWQTKEDKLRPYQEYLSTLAKEFEGIRFTHLGREGNHFADALATLAAMTTIDLKCKVQPVHIDIRNDPAYCCLVEGEIDGHPWYYDIKNLVQNHEYLVGASKTDKKTLRRLAIDFYLDGEILYKRSFDGTLLRCLNEADARKALREVHEGICSTHASGHMIARKIQRAGYFWMTLEKDCIDYVRKCHKCQVYSDKVNMPPAPLFNLISPWPFAMWGIDVIGPVNPKASNGHRFILVAIDYFTKWVEASSYAHVTQNIVKRFIEKNLICRYGPPEKIVTDNAQNFNGKMIAELCTKWKIKHSNSSPYRPKMNGAVEAANKNIKKIIQKMVVTYRDWHEMLSFALHAYRTTVRTSTGTTPYSLVYGMEAVMPLEVEIPSLRVLMDSELEEAEWAKVRYEQLNLISEKRIAAICHHQLYQKRMAKAYDKKVRPRLFQEGDLVLKKILPLPGDDQSKWAPNYEGPYVVKKAFSGGALKLARMDGEDLARPVNSDSVKRYYV; from the exons ATGGGATGGGTATCCTTTGAGGACaagcccaatgttaattcaaacccaTTACCTAAGCATGCCCCAAATAGTAGTGGAATAGGCATGATCGAAGTGGGAAATCAATGCAAGGTGTTGAAGGTGCCCATGAAGAGGTTGTACGACATGTTGGTACAATCAGGATTTCTAAAGACAAAGGTGGAGAGCCGTTTGGAGGGATATGATTACTGTGAATACCATGGAAGAGATGGACATCATATTGAGGATTGCATCGAGTTTTgcgaaaagattgcaaaaatgctaaaaacaggGGAGTTGAGGATTGAACCCATGAAGAGCAGCggtgaggtgagtatgatggaaggtCGAGATGAGATGGCAGGAGTATGTAGGATCCAACAAACAGCTAAGGGGCCACCAAGGCTAATCTTGGTCAAACCTTCCTGCACAAAAGGAAACCACAATGCCATGCATTACAATTACGGCTATACCTCCAACGTTCAAACTCCACTTCCCTTGTTCCAAACCGAGATTAGTGGTTTGACTCGGAGTGGTCGTTGCTTTACGCCCGAGGAGTTGAGAAAGGCAAAGGGCAAAGAAGTGGTAGATCTTGACAaagcactagaagttaataagCCAGTAACGGAAGAGGAATCGAATGAATTCTtgaagttgatcaagcata CTGACGAGCTCGATGCTGAAGGTACCGGACATAACAAGCCTTTATACATTAcggttaggtgcaaggactgcCTCATAGGAAAAGTACTCAGTGATAATGGCTCGGCCCTTAACGTGTTGCCAAAACACATGCTAGAAGAAATGCCGATCGATGAATCCCATATTAAGCCAAGTACTATGATGGCCAGAGCGTATGACGGGTCGCCTAGGCCAATAATTGGGACTTTAGAAGTGGAGCTATATGTGGGACCACAAATGTTCCTAGTAACACTTCAg GCCGAGGAGACAGTATCCATGACAAAGAATGTAGCTGTGCCTTTTATCGAAGCGGGTGATTGCAAGGGTAACAATATCCATGCCTTTGAGATCGTGAACACCGACTGGGTGCCGGAAAACACAGTGCTAAGAAGGCCAaggatctcagaagcagcaaggatggcaaGTCTATGCTTCTTGAACCGCGGAATCCCATTTCAGTATAACCTTATTATCGGGATACCAGAAGGGGTTAATTTGGCAAAGATGAAAAGTGCTGCTCAAAGATTTGGGCTAGGGTACCAACCTAACCAAGAGGATTATCGGTGGGCTGCTAGTCGGAGAAGGGCAAGAAGGATGGCTAGAATTAAAGGAAGAGAGCCTGATGAAGAAAAGCTGGAAATCCCTCCCCTTAGCGTGTCATTCCCAAAAGCTGCATacataat TGAATTCACTAGGCTAGTAGAACAACAGGAACAGACTTGGAAGCCTATCGCTGAGGAACTTGAAACCATCAATGTGGGCAGTGATCAGCTTAAGAAAGAGTTAAAAATAGGTACCCtaattacttctgaacaaaggatcaaaatgatcaccctattacaagaatattcagatgtctttgcttggtccTATGAAGATATGCCTGGTTTGGATACAAATATTGTAGTACACAAGATACCGTTGGAAGAAGGTTGTAAGCCAGTCAAGCAGAAGCTGAGGAGGGCCCACCCGGATGTCTGGATCAAGGTCAAGGCAGAACTCGAGAAGCAATGGGATGCTGGTTTTCTAGAAGTCGTTAGATATCCGCAATGGGTATCTAACATTGTtgtggtgcctaagaaggaggggaagattagagtgtgcgtggattttcggaatttgaataaagctagccccaaggatgatttttcgctaccacacatagatgttttaGTAGACAACGCTGCCCGGAgttccacatattcctttatagatggtttttcaggatacaaccagataaaaatggcttCGGAGGATAAGacgaaaacaacttttgtcacaccTTGGGGAACGTTCTGCTAtaaggtcatgccatttggattgaagaatgcaggagcaacctatcaaagagcaatggtgactttgttccacgacatgatgcacaaggaaattgaggtgtatgtagacgacatgattgccaagtctaaaagggaagaggatcatgttgaagttttgaggaagtTATTTGAGAGACTGAGGAAGTATGAATTAAGGCTCAATCCTGTAAAATGTTCATTCGGAGTTAAATCGGGTAAGctgttaggatttgtggtaagtgatagaggtatagaggtggatccagaTAAAGTGAAGGCCATCCAAGCTATGTCATCCCCTAAGACGGAGAAAgaagtaagaggattcttgggaagATTAAACTACATTGCTAGGTTCATAGCTCAGTTAACAACAACGTGTGAACCAATATTCCGActactaaggaaaaagaatcctggaacctggaatgaggagtgtgaggaggcattcaataaaatcaagcattatttacaaaatccacCTTTACTGGTGCCTCCGGTATCAGGAAAACCTCTAGTATTGTATCTAACAGTGACTGAAGCGGccatgggatgtgtattgggtcagcatgatgaaaccggaaggaaggaaagagctatttattacctaagtaagaaattcactgaatgtgagtctagatacacgGAGATAGAAAGGCTTTGTTGTGCGTTGGTGTGGGCTGCAAAGAGGTTGCGacattatatgttatactataccacttggttaatttcaaaagtggatcctctgaggtatatttgtaacaagccctttctctcaagtcgaattgcaaggtggcaagttctattagcagaatatgacatagtaTACATGACAAGAAAAGCCGTAAAAGGAAGTGCAATTGCAGATCATCTGGCcgataatgctgttgaagattatgaacctttggattttgacttccctgatgaagatatattgtcaatagagaaagaagaagagaagacagattggtggacGATGTTTTTTGATGGTGCagtgaatgtatatggtaacggggccggtgcggtaataatctctcctaataagaaacaatatccagtttcggttaaactacatttcgagtgcaccaacaacacagctgagtatgaagcttgtatcctcggtttagaagcggcattagagttgaagataaagaagttagatgtatatggagattcaatgttgattatttGTCAAGTTAAAGGGGAATGGCAGACCAAGGAGGACAAGTTGAGGCCGTACCAGGAATACCTATCCACGCTAGCAAAGGAATTTGAAGGAATTAGATTCACCCATCTGGGAAGGGAGGGGAACCATTTTGCGGATGCTTTGGCCACGTTAGCTGCTATGACTACCATTGATCTCAAGTGCAAGGTACAACCGGTACACATTGACATTAGAAATGACCCAGCTTattgttgcttagttgaaggagagatagacggacatccttggtattatgatatcaagaaccttGTGCAAAATCACGAATATCTGGTGGGAGCTTCCAAAACGGAtaagaaaactttgagaaggttggctatagacttctatttagatggagagattttgtacaaaagatcatttgatgggACCCtactaaggtgtttgaatgaggcagatgctagaaaggcattacgggaggtccatgaggggatttgctcaacccatgctagcgggcatatgatagcgaggaaaatccaaagggctggttatttttggatgacactAGAGAAAGACTGTATCGATtatgtcaggaaatgtcatAAATGTCAAGTTTACAGTGACAAGGTCAATATGCCACCAGCTCCTCTATTTAATCTAATATCCCCTTGGCCgtttgcaatgtggggaattgaCGTGATCGGGCctgttaacccaaaagctagcaaTGGTCATAGATTCATCCTCGTAGCTATTGACTACTTCACAAAATGGGTAGAAGCTAGTTCATATGCCCACGTAACACAGAACATAGTGAAGAGGTTTATAGAGAAGAActtgatttgtcgatatggtcctcctgaaaagatagtgacagataatgcacagaatttcaatggcaaaatgataGCGGAGCTGtgtactaaatggaaaatcaagcattcgaaTTCTTCACCATACCGACCAAAGATGAATGGCGCAGTAGAAGccgccaacaagaacatcaagaagattattcagaaaatggtagtcacatatagagattggcatgagatgttgtcatTCGCACTTCACGCATACCGCACTACAGTCAGGACCTCGACAGGGACTACCCCATATTCTTTGGTATACGGTATGGAGGCAGTGATGCCGTTGGAAGTGGAAATCCCATCGTTAAGAGTATTAATGGATTCCGAACTAGAAGAGGCTGAGTGGGCCAAAGTGAGATATGAGCAACTGAACTTGATCAGCGAAAAGAGGATAGCTGCAATATGTCATCACCAACTTTACcagaaacgaatggccaaggcatatgataagaaggttagaccgcggttgtttcaagaaggggatctagtattgaagaaaatattgccgTTACCTGGAGACGATCAAAGCAAATGGGCACCGAATTACGAGGGTCCTTACGTAGTAAAGAAGGCATTCTCAGGAGGAGCGCTGAAGTTGGCTAGAATGGATGGGGAAGACCTAGCTCgacctgtgaattctgactctgtaaaaagatattatgtttga